The nucleotide sequence CATGGGCTAATTCAGCTGGATCATTCTCTTCAAGAACCATATTGAGATACATCACAATGTCTTCTTCAGTTTTGAGCGACTCAGCCATATCAAAACTTGGTAAATCAGCGACTTTAACCATTTTAATCCTCCAATGTTTTCGATAATTTGACTGCACGATTGATGTCTTGTTGTTGAGTTGATTTATCTCCTCCACCAAGCATTACAATAACTACGTCACCATGTTGGATGTAATACATCCTCCATCCAGAACCGAAGAATTCTCTCATTTCCCAAACGCCATCTTGAAGAGGTTTAATGTCTCCCCAATTTCCACGTTGAACCTTATCTAATCGACGATTCAGGCGGATACGGGTCATATTGTCTTTAATGCCATCCAACCATTCATCAAATTCT is from Acinetobacter sp. ANC 7912 and encodes:
- a CDS encoding type II toxin-antitoxin system RelE/ParE family toxin; translated protein: MIEIKRLPEFDEWLDGIKDNMTRIRLNRRLDKVQRGNWGDIKPLQDGVWEMREFFGSGWRMYYIQHGDVVIVMLGGGDKSTQQQDINRAVKLSKTLED